ATACCGTGCCGGCCGTGCCCGGCACCCACGCCGCCCACCTCAAGGCCACCTTTAATGTAAACGGCCTGATTACGGCCGCCGACCTCAGCGCCGACGGTACCGCCGCGGCCCTGCTGGGCTACGACGAAACCACCGGGGCCACCTTCGTGTGGCTGCTGTCGGACTTCCCGGGCACGCAGTTTTTCCGGGGCAACAAGCGGCGCATCGAGCTGCCCAGCGCGGCGCTGGTGGGGCAAGTCGAAGGCGTGTGCTTCGCCGGGAGCCGCCGGCTTTTGGTGTCTAATGAGCGGGTGACGGTGGGGCCCCTCACCGTGCCGCAACGGCTGTACGCCCTGAACGTGGGGCGCTGGCTGCCGGCCCCGGCGGTGGTGACGGCCGCGGCCACGATGGGGCCCCGGGCGGGCCTGCGCGTGTACCCGGTGCCCGTCGCCCACACGCTGCGCGTGGAGCGGGCCGGTGCGGGCCCCGGCGCGCTGGCCCTCACGCTGCTCGATTTGCGGGGCCGCGCCGTGGCCACCGGCCAGCTGCCCGCCGGGGCCCCGGCGGGGGCCCTGGACGTGGCCGGGCTGGCCCCGGGGGCCTACGTGCTGCGGGCCCAGGGGGCAGCGGGCGTGGTTTCGCAGAAAATAGTGGTGCGCTAGCGGCGGCCGGCGCACCGGATTGGCGGCGGCCGGTATCTTCGGGGCCCCAACTCCCGTTAAGCCGGGGGCGGCGGGCGCGCCGGTGGCCGCCCGCATTTTTCCGTTCTTACGTTGCCAGGTAATTATTGGCAGGCTTGTAAGCCGCTGACTAACAACCGACAACTAGCAACTGACAACTCGTTTACTCTCTTCCCTCCTATTCTTTCCGTTCGCATGGCCCTCGCCCCCGACATCCAGCAAAAAGTAAACGCCTGGCTCACGCCGGCTTACGACGCCGACACCCAGGCGGCCATCCGCGCCCAGCTCGACGCCGGGCAGGACGATGCCCTCACCGACGCCTTTTACCGGACCCTGGAGTTCGGCACCGGCGGCCTGCGCGGCGTGATGGGCCCCGGCTCGAACCGCATGAACCGCTACACGCTGGGCATGGCCACCCAGGGCCTGTGCAACTACTTGCTGCAGAGCTTCCCAGACCAGGAAATCAAAGTGGCCATTGCCCACGACTCGCGCAACAACAGCCCCGAGTTTGCGCGCATCGCGGCGGGCATCTTCTCGGCCAACGGCATCACGGTGTACTTATTTGACAGCCTGCGGCCCACGCCCGAATTGTCGTTTGCCATCCGCCAGCTGGGCTGCCAGAGCGGCTGCGTCATCACGGCCTCGCACAACCCCAAGGAGTACAACGGCTATAAAGTATACTGGAACGACGGGGCCCAGGTAGTGGCGCCGCACGACGCGAACATTATCAAAGAAGTCAATAAAATCACCGACATCGGCGCGGTAAAATTTGCCGCCGTCGACACGCTCATCCACCTTATCGGCCACGACCTGGACGACCAGTACCTCACCGAGGTGCAAAAGCTGAGCGTGGACCCCGCCGCCATCAAGCGGCAGCACGATTTGAAGATTGTGTACACGCCACTGCACGGCTCGGGCATCACGCTGGTGCCGGGGGCTCTGCAACGCTTTGGCTTCGACAACGTGCACATCGTGCAGGCCCAGGCCACGCCCGACGGTAACTTTCCCACCGTGCAAAGCCCCAACCCGGAGGAAAAATCGGCCATGCAAATGGCCCTGGACCTGGCCAAGGAGCTCGACGCCGACATCGTGCTCGCCACCGACCCCGACGCCGACCGCGTGGGCCTGGGCGTGAAAAACGATAAGGGCGAGTGGGTGCTGCTCAACGGCAACCAGACGGCCGCGCTGCTCACCAACTACTTGCTGGGGGCCCGCCACCGCGCCAAGAAGTTGGCGCCCAACGACTTCATGGTGTACACCATCGTGACGAGCGACATCCTCGGCGACATTGCGCGCCACTACCACGTGAAGAGCTACAACACGCTCACCGGCTTCAAGTACATCGCCGGCCTCATCCGCGACCTGGCGGGCGAGGAGAACTACCTCTGCGGCGGCGAGGAAAGCTACGGCTACCTCATCGGCGATTTTGTGCGCGACAAGGACGCCGTGTCGGCCTGCGCGCTGGCCGCCGAAATGGCCGCCGTGGCTAAAGGCCAGGGCCGCACCCTCTACGAGGAGCTGGCCCAGATGTACGCCCAGTTCGGCCTCTACCAGGAAGACCTGATTTCGCTGACCAAGAAGGGCCAGCGCGGCGCCGAAGAAATCCAGGAGATGATGGCCGGCCTGCGCCAGCGCCCGCCCGCCACCATCGCCGGCCAGCCGGTGGTGGAAATCCGCGACTACCAAACCGGCCAAATCCGCGACCTGCGCACCGGCGTGGCCACCGAAACCGGCATGGAAAGCTCCAACGTGCTCCAGTTCATCCTCGAAGATGGCAGCAAGATTTCGGCCCGCCCCAGCGGCACCGAGCCCAAAATTAAGTTCTACTTCAGCGTGCGCCACCCCCTCAAGTCGGTGGTGGACTTCGAGCTGACCCAGCGCCAGGCCAAGGAGAAAATCCAGGCTATCATCGACGACATGCAGTTGAAATAGCCCCGGGGCCCCACTCCGCCGCCCGGCAGTAAATTTTACGTTTCGGTCCCAAATCTCATCGGTTTGGGACCGTTTTTTTGTGCCCACTGCGTACATTGGGAAGGATTACATTATTCGTCGATTTTTATTCATTATTGCCTGAACACCTTGTACTTATAACCCAAACCTTTATACGATGGCCCGGTATTTTACCTGTTATTTGCACCGGCACGGTGCCACCTATCAGCGGCGTATCTGGTACCTGGCCGGGCTGGGCACGGGCCTGGTTGCGGCGGCCCTTTTTGTGCCCTGGGGCGCGTGGCAACCCCTGCTGGCGGTGGGGGCCCTGGTTCCGTACTGCACCATCCTGCCGCTGCTCGCCAAAACCAAGCAACTGGCCCTGGACCGGCCCCACGGCCAGTTCCGCTACTTCACCACGGTTTTCGGCCTTGCGCTGGGCGCCTGGCAGCCGCTGCCCCGCGTGAGCAAGGTCATCGTGAAGCCCTTCACGCAGGACGAGCCCGCCGTGGCCGCCCCCACCGCCCTGCGCAAGGGCCCGCCCCGGGCGCGGGTAGTGCTGCTCTCGGTGCCCGCGTCTCGCCAGGCCATCATCGCCGGCAAGTTCCGCGCCGACCAGGAGTTCGAAGCGCTGCTCTTCGCCAAAGTGGTGGCCATGTACCTGGACGTGGAAGGCTTCGTGTTTGGGTAAGCCGGCAAGTGGAGCCCTATAAGTTACCCTTTCCGCTCGCGGCTGGTGCCCAATAGTAGCAGAATCAGCAGGAAGAAGGCGGTGGTGCCCAGGCTCCACCACGTAATGGCTGCTACGCCGTGGTAGTAACGCATGGTGGGCGCGTAGTGGCCCACCAGCGTGAAGCCCGAAAACACCAGCCCCGCCACGCACAGCAGCCCCAGGATGGTGCGGCTCACGAGCTGGTCGGCTTTGCGCAGCAGCGTGGTGTAGCCACTCAGCTCCACTTTCACGCGCAGCTCACCCTTGCTGATTTTGCGCACGATTTGGCGCACGTCGGCGGGCAGGGTTTGCAGCAGGGCCAGCAGTTGGGTGCCGGTGTACTCGGCCTCGTTGAGGATGTTTTCGGGCGAGTATTGCTCGCGCACGATGCGGGCCCCGTAGGGCCGCACAAACTCGAAGGTGTTGAAGCTAGGGTGCAGCACCTTGCCGATGCCTTCGAGAATAACCAGGGCCCTAAGGATGAGGAAGATGGCGCCCGGCACCTGCAATTTGTAGTCGTAGATGACGGTTTGGAGGCGGTCGGCGAGGTCGCTCATGCTCATCTCCTTCACGTCGAGCAAAGCGAAATCCTCAATCAGCAAACTCAGGTCGCTCTCAAAGGCGCGCATGTCGGGGATTTCCGCCGTCAGGGCCAGGCGGCGGAAGCTGGCGGCCATGCCGCGCGCATCCTGCCGGGCCATGCCGATGAACACGCCCGCAAAGGCATACTTCTGCTGCTTGGTGAGCTTGCCCACCATGCCGAAGTCGATGAGCACGATGCGGCCGTCGGGCTGCACCAGCACATTGCCCGGGTGCGGGTCGGCGTGGAACACCCCGAACTCAAAAATCTGGGTCAGGTAGATGTCCATGCCCGTTTCGGCCACCTTGGCCGGGCTAAGGCCCCAGGCTTCGAGTTGCGCCCGGTCCGTGATTTTGCAGCCGTCCACGTACTCAATCACCAGCACCTTGGCTGTGCTCAGCTCGCGGTAGGGCCGCGGGATGTAGAAGTTGGTGTAGCCGGCGTAGAGTTTCCGGAACTGCTCCATGGCGCGGGCTTCGGCGGTGTAGTCCAGCTCCTTGCTCATGCTGCGCTCGAAGGCATCCACCACGTCCTGGGGGTTGGCCAGGCCCTGGTTGCGCAAAAAGCCGCCCGTCAGGCGCACCAGCTCGTGCAGCAGGGCCAGGTCGCCGCGCACCTTGTCCTGCACGCCGGGGCGTTGGATTTTCACCACCACGTCCTCGCCCGTGCGCAAGCGCGCCCGGTGCACCTGCCCGATGCTGGCTGAGCCAATCGGCACGTCGTCAAAAGCACTGAATACCTCCTCCAAAGGCCGGCCCAGCTCGTCGGCCACAATCTGGCGGGCCACGGCCACGTCGAAGGGCGGCACGTTGCTTTGCAGCTTCTCAAACTCGTCGATGAGGGCCTCGGGCAGCAAGTCGGCGCGGTTGCTCAGGGCCTGGGCCAGCTTGATGAAGGTGGGCCCCAGCTCCTCAATCACCAGGCGGGCGCGCTCCCAGCGCGTGGTGTCAAACACGGTGCGCTCGGCGCGCTGCCAGCTCACGCGGCGGCTGGCGCCCACCAGCCGGCGCAGGGGCGTGGTCGTCACCACGTCCTCGAAGCCGTACTTGAGCAGCACCTCCCCCACTTCTTTGAGGCGCGTGAGGTTGGAAATCGTATTCTTGAACATGGACCGCGGGTTTGACGGATTATTAGCGGAGGCAACGGCTTTTTTGGGGTTCCGCTCGTTTTTCGGGTTGGGGCGGCAAGCTACGGCGGGGCCCCGGGCTGCCAGCTTTTCGCCAGCTGCCTGGCAGTAGCTACTCGGCCAGGGCCTCTGGTCTCCAATCGGTTCAACAATTGCCAGGCGGCCGGCGGCCCAACGCTGGGGCCCCACAAGCCAAAAAATCCGTTTGCCCACCGGCAAACGGATTTTCTATTTTGCTAACCTAAACGTGGGGCTTACGCCTCAGACGAACCGGCGGACGCGGCGGGCTTTTTGGCTGCGGCGCGGGGCTTGGCGGGGGCTTTGGGGGCCCCGGCCTTGGCGGCGGCCGATTTTTGAGCCGTGCCAGCAGTGGCGCTTACTTGGTCGGCGGCTTTTTTGGTGGCGCCGGCCACTTTGCTGGCCACGCTGCTAGCGGCTTTGGAGGCTCCGGTTTTCTTGGCGGGGGCTTTTTTGGCGGGGGCGGCCGGTGCCTTGCCTTTGGCTTTGAGGCCCACCGAGTCCTTCATACGCTCGGCGAGGCCCTTGAATTGTTTTTCTAGCTCGGTGCGCTTGGTTTCGCTGCTTTTCAGCAGGTCGTCCACAATTTTCTTGCCTTCCTGCTCGCTGAGTTTGCTGTCTTTCACCAGGGAGTCGATGGTGCTTTGCACTTTCTTGTTGCCTTGGGCCAGGTAGCCCACCCCGGCATTAATGAACTTTTTGAACAGGTCTTCCATGACGAAAAAAGGGTTGAAGTGGAAAAAGAGAAGAATTGGTGGCCCGGGTGCGCCCGCAGCTGGTGGGGCCCCGGAGCAGTTTACGAATATTTCAGCAAATGGCGGGCCGGGGCCCTAAGGCTTGCGCCCGAGCTTGTTGTTCCGGTAGCCCCTGATGGCCAGCGGAATCCAGCCCAGCAGTGGAATGAAGTAGGCCAGCACGAGGGGGTTGCGCCACAGCATTCGCCAGAACGCGCCGGGCGCGTCGAGGCGCATCTTGAAGTTCCGCTCGCCGTTCGTCACAAAGCGGCGCTCGAACTCAGCAAACGCCGCGGGCCAGGCAAAGGGCAAAAAGAACGGGAAGAAGCGGCGGTTTTCTTTCATGCGCTGCCACAGCTCGCGCCATTGGTAGGGGTGCTGGCCGTGGGCGGCCACGGCGGCGTCGAGCTCGGCCTGCATGCGGCCGCGCACCTGCTCGCCCAGGGCCTCGTACTCGGGGCGCGTCAGCTCGGCAGGGGCCTTGGCGGTGAGGTCGGTGGGCCGGATGCGGGTGCCCATCACGAAGGTGAGCTTGGCCGGCAGGGCCAGGTAAAACGCCCAGGGCTGCACCAGCACCAGCAGCAGCAGCACGGTGAGGGGCAGGAACGGGATGCCGATTTTCTTCACCAGCCGGTCGATCCAGCCCACGGTATAGGCGTAGGGGTTGAGGTACTCGGCGTTGACGGTGTAGAAGGGCACGATGTCGGTGCCGTGCTCCAGGGCCAGGCGGATCATGCTGGTGGCCAGGCGCTGCAGCTCGTACTTGTGGTTGAAGCCCTTGCCGATGCCGGGCACGCCCTCGGGGTACACCATCAGGTTGTGGTCCTGGTAGTACATCATGGTTTCGAAGTTGCGCGTGGTGGCGTCCACGCTGCCGCACTTCTTCCAAAAATCGCGCACCAGGTAGGGGTTCATCAGCGTGGTGGCCGAGAGCAGCGGGGCCGAGAGCGGCCGGGGCAGGTCGTGCAGGTGGCCGTGGCGCTGCTGCAAGTGGCGCCACAGGTGCGAGAGGGCCACGATGGCGTCCCAAGGAAAGGCCATGCCCGAGTGGTTCGAGGCAAAAATCAGCGGCCGGTCGGGGTTGTTGCGCTGCGGGTAGTCCTCGAAGCCCACTAGCTTGGAGCGGAACCACACCCGGTCGAGGAGCTGCAGAATGTTCTCGTCCAGCGTTTGGGTAAACTCTTCCTTAAAGTAGTCGTTGTAGATATGCTGGTTGGCCGCTAAGTCGGGCGGGAGCGGCGCAGAAGCAACAATTGGGCGGAGCATGGGCGGCGGGCGGGCGGGGCCGGGAAGGTACCGAGTTTTGGGGAATCGGGTTTTAAGGAGCGGGGTTTGGCGAGTGAGAAACGGGGAGCGAGTTTTGGCAAACGGCTATTCATATTAAGTAATTATTAACTAAATATTTTTCACTATACACTCATAAGCGCCTGATTTTCTTGGGGTTCCTTTTCATCCTTTCCTGTTTACCCCGTGAAAGCACCCTTACTTACCGCGGCAGCTTTGCTGCTCGGCAGCGCAGCGCGCGCCCAAACATCTCCATTGTTCGTGCTCAGTGCAGAGCCGACCAATGCCTCTGTAGAGGAAACGCTGTTCCCACAATTAGACGCGCAACGCCACCTCGACATACGCACGGCGCGTACTGGCCAAGCCGCCGTGCGCCTCGCCGCACAGCCAGTGCCCGCTACGCTCGCCTCCCGCCTCGTGCCCGTGCGGCAGGGCCAAGTGCTGGACCTGACGGTATACGCCCACTACGCCAGCACTGCGCCACACAAATGGCTGGTGCCCGCCGCCGAAGCGTTGGCTGCCGGATTGGTATTAAGCGCCGTACCTGCCGTCCACACCACTCCTGGTGACCGGCCAGTGGCCAATAACCGCCGACTTCTACCAATAGCAGGGGTAGGTTTGGCACTAGCGGCCCCGCGCTGGCTACGGCCGGCCCAGCCCGGCCAGCCGCTGGCTTACGTGCAATAAAACTTGTACGACGCGGCCGGTGCGTGCGTGGGCAGCGCCCGGCAACTCGTCACCGTGGCCGCCCGCGACGGGTGGCAGCCGTTGCACCTGAGCATGGTCGCGCCAAGCGACAGGTTTGTACAGGTCACGCTGGGCAACGCCAGCCGCGCCAGTGTGTGGTTCGACGACCTGCAGGCCGAATTCAGCGAGGGCCTTGCCCTTGCCGCAACGGACTCGCTGCAACAACTACCGGCTCCAACCATTCTGGCAGCGGTGGGGGAATCAGCGACCTTGCCTGAAAGGCTTGACCTCAAGCAACCCGACGACGAGGCACTACCGGCGCGACACCGGCAGAGAACCACTTCGTTGCCCGTAGCGGTCCAACCCGCCCGCACGCCGGTTGAACGCCCGTCCCAGTCCGAAGCGGCGGAACCCGCAGAACTGCACCTCGTCGCCTCCCCCACCGGTTACTTTCTGTTCAAACTCACAGGTTTTGAACCCATTACAACGAAAACTGGGGACACGGCACCACAGGATTCCCGTCCTAAGCCCAAGCAACCACCGCTTGCCGGCATGATTCTAAACGGCGACGGCGACGGCACCGAACTAGAAGAACCCGGGGACGGCGGCGGGGACGGCGGCGGGGACGGCGGCGGGGACGGCGGCGGGGACGGCGGCGGGGACGGCGGCGGGGACGGCGGCGGGGACGGCGGCGGGGACGGCGGCGGGGACGGCGGCGGGGACGGCGGCGGGGACGGCGGCGGGGACGGCGGCGGGGACGGCGGCGGGGACGGCGGCGGGGACGGCGGCGGGGATAGTGGCGGGGATAGTGGCGGCAACGATTTACCTATGGGTGAGTACCCGCCTAACCCAGCCAATGGGCAGACCTATAGCCACACAGATAGCACAGGTAACACTTCCACTTGGATATACGGGTCAGATAAAGGATGGGCGATAATCAATGAAGTAGAAGTAATAAGCAGCGCTAGTAGCCTTTCTTTTACTAATCAGGGCCTACAGTTTTTGTACGGTGAGCCTGGTGACCAAAATAGCCTAGGCATGTTTTTGGGTAACGAAATCAATATTTGGGGTCAGGGTGTAGTAAATGCCCTCAAATTTGATGCGGCTACGCTGGCACCGGAGTTAAGAGTTGTCTTATCCACAATGGGTAGACGCTTGGGGTACGCAGGGGCAGTGGCCTCTTTTGTAGCAGCCTATAATAGTTACCATACGAATGGCAGCGTCAACTTCTCCACAATGGAAAATATCGGTATGGCCTTATTGACGCTAGCCTCTATTCCGGCAGCGGGGTGGCTAGCAGTAGCTCTGGCAGTAATAGCTTTAGCTTGGGGCTTAGCCAGCAGCCTGGGTTACACTCAGCAAGTATATGATTGGTTTTCTTCGCTATAACCTTATGGGATGGTATCTAATGGATACCGGCCCAATTTTTTCGACCTATGATTTACGCTCTTAATTATTTGAGTCGGTGCTTTTATCAACTCACTGCTGTCGAAAAGCCAGATCGCACTGGCACCAGCCGCACTTTGCTGTCTTTGTTTCTTCTATTTTTATTACTAGATGTATATACATTAGCCTCTCTCATACTAGATAAGCAGCCGCATTTTGTACCAGCAGCGTTGTGCTGTTTTGTGTTGGCACAGCTTGCGGTGCGAACATATGCTCGTCACCCTGTTTATCAGCAGCAATTAGCTACCTATACTGAGTTCGAGTCCAAGCGCCTACGTTTAGCGCTAACGGGAGCAGGGGCACTATTAGCAGTATGCTTTATGCCCTTTCTGTTGATGCATTATTTATCCTAGATGCTATTTGGGTTGCCAAAATTAGTCCTGATTCGCTGGCACTCGCTGGCCGAGTTAGCTTTCCTGCGGT
This genomic stretch from Hymenobacter sp. PAMC 26628 harbors:
- a CDS encoding phospho-sugar mutase → MALAPDIQQKVNAWLTPAYDADTQAAIRAQLDAGQDDALTDAFYRTLEFGTGGLRGVMGPGSNRMNRYTLGMATQGLCNYLLQSFPDQEIKVAIAHDSRNNSPEFARIAAGIFSANGITVYLFDSLRPTPELSFAIRQLGCQSGCVITASHNPKEYNGYKVYWNDGAQVVAPHDANIIKEVNKITDIGAVKFAAVDTLIHLIGHDLDDQYLTEVQKLSVDPAAIKRQHDLKIVYTPLHGSGITLVPGALQRFGFDNVHIVQAQATPDGNFPTVQSPNPEEKSAMQMALDLAKELDADIVLATDPDADRVGLGVKNDKGEWVLLNGNQTAALLTNYLLGARHRAKKLAPNDFMVYTIVTSDILGDIARHYHVKSYNTLTGFKYIAGLIRDLAGEENYLCGGEESYGYLIGDFVRDKDAVSACALAAEMAAVAKGQGRTLYEELAQMYAQFGLYQEDLISLTKKGQRGAEEIQEMMAGLRQRPPATIAGQPVVEIRDYQTGQIRDLRTGVATETGMESSNVLQFILEDGSKISARPSGTEPKIKFYFSVRHPLKSVVDFELTQRQAKEKIQAIIDDMQLK
- a CDS encoding ABC1 kinase family protein, producing MFKNTISNLTRLKEVGEVLLKYGFEDVVTTTPLRRLVGASRRVSWQRAERTVFDTTRWERARLVIEELGPTFIKLAQALSNRADLLPEALIDEFEKLQSNVPPFDVAVARQIVADELGRPLEEVFSAFDDVPIGSASIGQVHRARLRTGEDVVVKIQRPGVQDKVRGDLALLHELVRLTGGFLRNQGLANPQDVVDAFERSMSKELDYTAEARAMEQFRKLYAGYTNFYIPRPYRELSTAKVLVIEYVDGCKITDRAQLEAWGLSPAKVAETGMDIYLTQIFEFGVFHADPHPGNVLVQPDGRIVLIDFGMVGKLTKQQKYAFAGVFIGMARQDARGMAASFRRLALTAEIPDMRAFESDLSLLIEDFALLDVKEMSMSDLADRLQTVIYDYKLQVPGAIFLILRALVILEGIGKVLHPSFNTFEFVRPYGARIVREQYSPENILNEAEYTGTQLLALLQTLPADVRQIVRKISKGELRVKVELSGYTTLLRKADQLVSRTILGLLCVAGLVFSGFTLVGHYAPTMRYYHGVAAITWWSLGTTAFFLLILLLLGTSRERKG
- a CDS encoding phasin family protein, translating into MEDLFKKFINAGVGYLAQGNKKVQSTIDSLVKDSKLSEQEGKKIVDDLLKSSETKRTELEKQFKGLAERMKDSVGLKAKGKAPAAPAKKAPAKKTGASKAASSVASKVAGATKKAADQVSATAGTAQKSAAAKAGAPKAPAKPRAAAKKPAASAGSSEA
- a CDS encoding T9SS type A sorting domain-containing protein — translated: MKTTALLLLVSVLALSRPARAQTGCPDPQATNYNPAARLNDGSCQYAPTAAALPAKAPLDAAVPETSGLQLAAGALWTFNDGGNPPVLFRVDSATGRAVQQVRVVNYPNTDWEDIAADARYLYLGDFGNNYGNRRDLRLLRVPLAGLGPAADTVSAQAINFYYPDQTTFGGGLNNHDYDCEAVFFRNDSLHLFTKDWADHRTRYYTVPAVPGTHAAHLKATFNVNGLITAADLSADGTAAALLGYDETTGATFVWLLSDFPGTQFFRGNKRRIELPSAALVGQVEGVCFAGSRRLLVSNERVTVGPLTVPQRLYALNVGRWLPAPAVVTAAATMGPRAGLRVYPVPVAHTLRVERAGAGPGALALTLLDLRGRAVATGQLPAGAPAGALDVAGLAPGAYVLRAQGAAGVVSQKIVVR